A part of Diachasmimorpha longicaudata isolate KC_UGA_2023 chromosome 11, iyDiaLong2, whole genome shotgun sequence genomic DNA contains:
- the LOC135167185 gene encoding ras-related protein Rab-21, which produces MASSVTNNGYNFKVVLLGEGCVGKTSAVLRYVEDKFNDEHLTTVQASFLTKKLSVGGKRVNLAIWDTAGQEKFHALGPIYYRMSNGAILVYDITDENSFQMVKNWVKELKKMLGSDICLVIAGNKVDLEKDRSVSFEEAERYAKQVGAVHFHTSAKQNRNIEEMFLDLTRRMIAHADETEQMKSNLNRTSSTRRNVVVVEDDVEQTQTTKSSCCGGSHPS; this is translated from the exons ATGGCAAGCTCAGTTACGAACAATGGGTATAATTTTAAGGTTGTTCTTTTGGGCGAGGGATGTGTGGGAAAAACCTCGGCTGTACTGAGGTATGTTGAGGACAAGTTCAATGACGAGCATTTGACGACGGTGCAG GCATCGTTTCTCACGAAGAAGTTGAGTGTCGGTGGGAAGAGGGTGAATTTGGCGATATGGGACACAGCCGGGCAGGAGAAATTCCATGCTTTAGGACCAATTTACTACAGAATGTCGAATGGAGCGATTTTAGTGTACGATATTACGGATGAGAATAGTTTTCAAAtg GTCAAAAATTGGGTAAAAGAGCTGAAGAAAATGCTGGGCAGTGATATATGTTTAGTCATAGCAGGGAACAAAGTCGATCTTGAGAAAGACCGAAGTGTCTCATTTGAGGAAGCCGAGAG GTATGCGAAACAAGTGGGCGCTGTTCACTTTCACACGTCAGCCAAGCAGAACCGAAATATCGAGGAAATGTTCCTAGACCTGACGAGAAGAATGATAGCTCATGCAGACGAGACTGAGCAAATGAAGTCCAATCTCAACAGGACTAGTAGCACGCGGAGaaatgttgttgttgttgaggATGATGTTGAACAGACACAAACAACAAAGTCATCCTGCTGCGGTGGTTCACATCCCTCATGA